The region GCGACGTAGTGGGCGTGATCCACGGAGTGCGGCGCGAACGTCGGGCGGGCGGCGAGGGCGCGGGTCTGGAAATCGACCGCCGCGCGCCAGGAGGCCGCGTCCTTGTCCGCGCGCCAGTGGTCGAAGGCGCGCGCCGCCGCGGCGCGCAGCGCCTCGGGATGGGCCGGGAGGAGCGCGGCGACGCCGGGCCAGAACGGCCCGGAGACGACGACGGCGGGCGCGACGGCGGCCGCGGCGGCGAAGGCGGCGAGCCGGCCCGCGCGCCGCGACGGCCGGTCGGACGGCGGCGGCGCGGACGCTCCGGCGAGGAGCGCCGTGAACAGGAGCAGCCCGGGCAACTGCAGGCCGAAGTCGAAGAACTCGTGCAGCGCCAGCGCGGCGAACGCGGCGTAGAGCGGCCACGGCGCGGGGCGCGGCGGGCGCTCCGCCCGGCGCGCGCGGACGAGGTCGCGGAGGAACAGCGCGGGGCCGAGGAGCGCGAGCAGCAGCCCCGGCAGGCCGGTCTCGAAGAGCGTTTCGAGATAGTCGTTGTGGGCGTAGTCGTAGCGCACGGCGATCGACTCGGGGCGGCGCCGCGCGAAGGCCGACTCGAAGGCGCCGCCGCCGACGCCGAAGACCGGCGCCTCGCCGAGCATCGCCGTCGTCGCCCGCGCCACCGCGCCGCGCCCTTCGGGGCTCGACCATTCCGCGGGGAGGGCGCGGAAGCGGGCCGCGGCGCCGGGGGCGGCGACGAGCAGCGCCGGGGCGAGGAGCAGCGCGGCGCCGCCGAGCGCGACGAAGGCGATTCTCCGGTTGCGCCACGGCGCGGCGATCAGCGCGCCGGCGACGACGATCGCCGCGCAGCCCAGGCCGCCGCGGGAGTGGCTCGCCAGGATGCCGACGACCTGCAGCGCCGCGAGGAGCGCGAGCGCGGCGCGCAGCGAGAACTCCTTGCCGCCGTCGGCCAAGAGCCCGCGCCGCGGCGCGGACGGCCGGTCGAGCAGCAGCGTCAGCGTGCAGCCGAGGCCGAGGTAGAGCAGCAGGGCGAAGTGGTTTCGGTTGACGAGCGAGCCGGTGGCGTCGCCGAGGTACGCCGTCTTCCGGTACCAAAGAATCGTTCCCGCGTTCGTTCCCCACTGCCAAAGGCCGTAGAACGCCTCCAGCCCGGCGAAGCCGGCCGCGGCCCACAGGAGGGCGCGGCGGGCGCGGCGCGCCTCCGGTCCGGCGAAGGCGGCGCGGGCCGCCCAGAAGACGGCGAGGGCCGCGAGAACGCGCGCCAGCAGATCGATCGTGCACCAGGCGTCGAGCGTCAGCCGCGCGGCGCCCGGCGCGGCCGCCGCGACCGCGGCGCCGTCGAGCGCGCGGAGCGGACCGGGCCACGCCTCGATCCGCTGCGCGGCGACCGCCGGGTTGAGCGCGGCGGCCAGCGAGGCGGGAATCGGGATCAGTTGGAGAAGGAGCCACGCGGGATAGGCGAGGACCGCGAGCCAGAAGAGGCCGGGCCGCCGTTCGGGGGGCGTCCGGAACAGGATCGCGGCCGAGGCGGCCGCGGCCAGCGCGAGGACCGCGCCGCGCGTTCCCGGCTCGACCGCGCCGAAGAGGGCCGCGCCGCCGATCGCGGCCGCGGCCAAGATCCACGCCAAGGGCGCGTTCCGGGCGGCGCCGAGCGCGCCGCCTTCGGGAATGCTCTCGGCCACGGCGCGCGGTCAGCCGCGGGCGCGCCCGCGGCCCTCCGCCGCGCGTTCCGCGTCCTCGCCCTTCCGCCGGGCGTAGCCGTAGCGGTAGTTGCGGTACTGGTACGGCACGCTGTCGATCCCCACGGCGTTGAGCAGCGCGCCGAGCAGCGGCACGCGGCCGGACGCCAGCTTCTCTTTGGCCATCCGCCCCGATTCGCGCGTGGTGACCGCCGAGCGGACGACGAGGATCGTGCCCTCGGTCGCGCGGCCGACGACCAGCGGATCGACGACGGAGAGGGTCGGCGGCGTGTCGAAGACGACGTGGTCCCAGTCCCCGCTCGACGCGAGCCGCTTCGCCAGGTCGGTGAACCGTTCCGCGTCCAGCAGCTCGGCCGGGTTCGGCGGGATCGGCCCCGCGGGGAGGAGCGTCACGTTAGGGACGCTCGTCGGCACGGCGAGACCGTCGAATTCCGCGTTGCCGGAGAGGTAGGTCGAGAGCCCCTCGTCGGCGGCGACGCCGAAGACGCGGTGGCAGCGCGGCCGCCGCAGGTCGGCGTCCACCAGCAGCACGCGCTTGCCGAGCTGGGCCAGCGCCGCGGCGAGGTTGATCGCCGTCGTCGTCTTCCCTTCGCCCGGCTGGCTGGAGGTGACCGTCAGGGAGCGCGGCGGATGCCCCGCCGTCGCCAGCAGCACCGCCGTGCGCAGCTCGCGGTAGGCCTCGGCCGCCGGCGAGAGGGGCGCGTCGTTCGTCGCCAGCGCCGGGTCGGGCCCTTCGGGATCGGCCTCCTCCGCGCGCCTTTCGCCGAGCCAGCGCCGCGGCCCCTGCGCCGGCGCGTCGGGGGCGGGGATCATCCCCAGCACCGGGACGCCGAGGGCGGCGCGGACGTCTTCGGGGGTCTTGATCGTGTTGTCGAGGTACTCGAGCAGCACGGCCCCGCCGACGCCGAGGAACAGGCCGACGAGGAAGCCGAGGGCGATGTTGACCTTCTTCTTCGGCTTGAAGATCTGGTGCGCCGGACGCGCCTCGTCGATCACGCGCACGTTGTGGCCGGTGTCGCCGAGGCTGGCGTTGAGCGCCATCTGGTTCTCTTTGTCGAGCAGGTCGTTGAGCGTCGCGCGCTTGGCGTCCACGATCTTCTTGCGCGTCAGGTACTCGCTGTACGGCCCCTGGAAGCGGTCCACGTCCACGCGCGAGCCGGCGAAGAGGCGCGAGAGCTCGTCCGCCTGCGCCTTCTTGTTCTCGTAGTCGATCCGCGCCGCCTCGACCGTGCGGCGGGCCAGCTCCGTCGTCTCGGAGGCCAGCTTCTCCTTCGCCGCGTCCATCTTGGAGCGGATCTTGATCACCTCGGGATACTGCGAGCCGTAGGTGGAGAACTTCTCGCGGTACTCCCGCTCCGCCTCCGCCGCCGCCTCGCCGAGCTGCTGGATGAACTGGTTCGTGCGGACTTCGTCCAGCGACTCGGGGCTGGCCGCGGCGTACGCCTTGTAGCGGCCCTGCGCCTCGGCGAGGTCCGCCTGGACCTTCGTCAGCCGCAGCCGCAGGTCCTCGAAGTTCTTGAGCGCCGCCTCGTTGGTGTCGCCGGTGACGAGCTGGTTCGCCCGCGCGAACTCCTGCAGCGCCGCCTCCTCGCGCGCGATCTCCGCGCGCAGCTCGGCGATCCGCTTGACGAAGAACTCGCCGGAGTCCCGCGCGATCTCGAGCTTGCTGCCGAGGGTGAAGTTGAGGTAGGCGCGGGCCACCGCGTTCGCCGCGGCGGCCGCGAAGTCGCGGTCGGGGGAGACGTAGGCGATCTCGACGAGATGGCTGTCGCGGACCGGCGTCACCGTCAGGCCGCCGCGCAGCGACTTGACCGGCGCGTAGTAAGGATCCGCCTCCGCCTGCGGGGCGCGGCCGAGGGAGAGGAGGCGCGAGAGGAGCGACGGCTCGCCGCCGGGCGCCGGACGCTCGCGCAGCCGCAGCACGTCCACCGCGCCGCGCAGCACCTTGTCCGACTCGATGATCTTGTACTGGGTGTTGTAGAAGTTCTGATAGTCGAGCCAGCTCGGCTCGGCGGTGGCGAGGTCCTGCTTGAGCAGCCGCACGCCGGAGCGTTCGATCGAGACCGAGCACGCCGAGCGGTAGACGGGGGTGGCGACGAAGCTCGCCACGGCCGACGCGAGCGTCGCCGCGAGGACGAAGGTGAAGATCAGGTAGCGCCGGCGGACGAGGACCTGCCAGTGCTCCCGGACGTTGAACTCGCGGCGCGCGGCGGCGTCGGACATGGCGAACTCCCCCGGCTCAGAAGAACGATTCGGGCACGACGACGATGTCGTTGCGCTGGAGCAGCATGTCTTCGTCCTTGCCCCGCTTGACCCGCTTGAGGTTGACCTTGAACAGCTGCTTCGAGCCGTCCGGCATCCGCCGGATGATCTGGACGCGGCTCTCGTTGGCGCGGTCGTTCCCGCCGCCGGCGGCGGTCACCGCCTGCAGCACGGTCATCGGCTCGCCGCCCGCGTACTCCACCGGGCCGGGGCGCGAGACGGCGCCGTTGACGAAGACCTTGAAGACCTGCTCGTAGGGGACCATCACGATGTCGCCGGGCTGGACCCGCAGGTTGGCCGACGGGTCGCCCTGGTAGACGAGCCGCTCGGCGTCGACCTCGATCCGCTCCGCGCCGCCGGCGGCGAACGGCCGGACGACGTAGATCCGCGTGCCGGCGCGGTCGATCAGGCCGCCCGCCTCGCCGACGACGTCGAGCAGCGTGCGGTCGCCGAGGAGGTTGATGATCCCCGGCTTGCTCACGGCGCCCTGGACGAAGACGCGGCGCGAAACGAACTCCTGCACGAAGACCGAGACCTGCGGGTCGCGGACGAGGTTCCCGTCGCGCAGCATCTGGGCGATCTTCTCTTCGACCCCGCGCGGCGTCAGGCCGCCGACCGGCACCTGCCCGAGCAGCGGCAGGGAGATCGTCCCGTCCTTCGTCACGCGCACCGTCCGGTCGAGCTGCGAGAGCTCGAAGACCTTGATGTCGAGCAGGTCGTTCGGACCGACGACGTAGTCGTCGACCCGCGTCGGCGGGGCGGCGAACGCCTTGGTGTCCGGCGTCGGGACGGTCTGCGGCGCGGGCGCCGGAGCGGGGGCCTTGGAGGCCTCCTGGGCGAGAACGGGGACCGCGGCCGCGGCGAGCGCGGCGGCGGCGAGGGCGAGGAGCTTCATCTGCGTCACTCCGGTTTCCCTCCGGCTAGAAGGCGTAGGTGCCGGAAGTCGTCACGTAGCGCTGGTCGTCCACGGCGGTCGGCAGGTTCGAGTCCCGCTTGCGCCGCCCGACGCGCAGCCCGATTTCGAAGCCGTTCTTGAGGCGGAACAGCGCCCCGACGTAGCTGTCCTTGGTGCGGTCGTCGCGGGGCGCGTGGATCGTCGGGGAGACCTCGGGGTACTTGGAGTCGCGCAGGCTGTAGCCGCCCTGCACGCCCCAGAAGGCGCCGAGGTACATGTCCACGCCGACGCCGCGGTAGGTGTCGACGTAGTAGAGGTTGCGCTCGAAGACGGAGAAGACCGGCGCCCGTTCCGCGGTGGCGGTGAAGCGGGTCCAGCCGTTCGGCCGGTAGCGGAGCTCCGAGGAGACGACCGTGCCGTCGAACGGCCGCAGCCCGAGGCTCGCGTCCTTCGGCTCCAGCTTCGACGTGCCGGCGAGCAGCCGTCCCGAGAGCTTGCTCGAGGCGCTGAACTCGACGCCGAGCGCGCGCCGCCGCTCCGTGGCGTTGCGGCTTTCCCCGCCGACCATGTGGCGGAAGTCGCTGTCGCGGTCGAGGTACTGGGCGAAGAGGCGCGTCCGCGGGCGGATCCGCCAGCCGACCTCGGCCGTGCGGTCCTTCTGGTCGCGGTCGAGCGCCTCGTCGATCGTCGCCTGCGTCCACTCGTCGCCGACGAGGAGGTAGTACGGCAGCTCGGAGTTGTAGCGGTAGCGGGTCGTCGAGGCGGTGAACGAGACGTCGGTCCGCGGGCTGAGGAAGAGGCGCGCGGTCTGCCAGACGCGGACGTCGTTCTCCCGCACGCGCTCGACGATTTCGGAGCTCGGACGCCAGCGGTAGCTGTTCCACGTCCCGCCGACGGTGAAGAGCGCGGGGCCGATCAGGGCGTCGAACTGCCCGTCGAAGTTGTTGTCGGCGTGGTTGAGCGACGAGTGCCGCGCGAAGACCTCGCCGGCCAGCTTGTCGTGGATCGTCAGCGCCAGGCGGTGGCCGATCGGCATCTGGGCCCGGACCTCCGGCCCCATGCGCAGGATGTAGTCGGTCTCCTTCGGCCGCGGGTCGGCCTGGGAGTAGAGGAACACGTTGTCGTCGTAGCCGATGTTGTCCAGCGTGAAGCGGGGCACGACGAGGAACGGACCCCAGCGGCGCGTGCCGAGCAGCTCCGGGAACGGGGCGTCGCGGGTCGGCGTCTGCGCGCCGGCGGCGCCGACCGCGGCCAGCATGGCCGCTCCCGCGAGCAATGTTCTCGTCCAGAACCGGCGACTCATGTCCGCTCCGCGCCCGTCGGTCCGCAGCCCCCGCGGCCGACGGACGGACTCCGACGATTATTCCCGAGGATGGGCGGTCCGGCCATCCGGGCCGCGGACCGCCCCAAAACAGACGCCGGCCCGGGACATCCGCGGGCCGGCGAGAGAAGCCGCGTGGGCGGCGAGCCTTACTTGGGAACGTTCGGGCTCACCGGGCTGCTGCTGTTGTCCTTGACGAGGCTGTTGGCGGCCACGGCGAGGATGATCGCCGCGCCGACGATCACGGTGACCTTCCCGGTCGGCGTGGAGAGGAAGCCTTCGCCGGCCGCGGGGGCCGCGGCGCTCTCGCCCGGCTTGCGGTCGGGGAGCGCCATCGTCACGGTGGTCTTCTCGCCGGCCTTGGCCATCACCCGGGCCGTCGCCAGCGGCTGCCCCTTGGCGTCGCTGATCAGCAGGTCGTAGTAGCCGGCGGGCAGGGCGGCGAGTTCGAAGCGGCCGTCCTTGTCGGTGCGCGAGGACGCGGCCGGCGCCTTGGCGCCGAGCGAGGTGGCCGCGACGGTCAGCGACGCGGCGGGAGTCACGAGATCCTTGTCGAAGACCCGGCCCGCGAGGCGGGCGTCGGCCGAGGACGGCGTCGCCGTCGCGGCGGGAACGGGTCCGAGGAACAGAGCGGCCGCGATGGCCACCGTCACGAGCTTCATCAACCGGTTCGCCTTCATGTCTTATGTCTCCGGCGCGAGTCGGACTCGCGGAGGCGCGGGCGCATGGGCGACGTTCGACGCTTGCGGAGCGACCCGAACGGCGGGGATCATGCGTACCGGAACCTTGGACCGCCCGCCGCCCCTGAGGCGGGCCGTTCCAATTGGACAGGAGATTATATGACTCGGGAGCAGATGAGGCGGCGACTCGCGGAAATTCTTCAAGTCGAGTCGATCAAGAAGGGTGATTTCGTCCTCGCCAGCGGCCGCCGGTCGAATTACTACCTCGACTGCCGCCGTACGACGCTCCACCCCGAGGGCGCCTATCTCGTGGGGAAGCTCGTCCTGGACGCGGCCGACCGTCGCGGCTGGGGCGCGGAGGCCGTCGGCGGCCTGACGCTCGGCGCCGATCCGATGGCCACGGCGGCGGCGGTGGTGTCCTACCTCGACGAGCGTCCGATCCGCGCGTTTCTGGTCCGCAAGGAAGCCAAGACGCACGGCACCGGGCAGCAGATCGAGGGGGCGCCGGCGGCGGGCGCGGCGGTCGTTCTCGTCGAGGACGTGATCACGACCGGCGGCAGCACGCTCGTGGCCAAGGAGGCCTGCGTCGCGGCCGGCTTGGTGGTGAAGGGGGTCGTGGCGTTGGTGGATCGCGAAGAAGGCGGCCGCGCCGCTCTCGAGGCCGCCGGCCTCGAGGTCGAGGCGCTCTTCACGGCCCGGGAACTCCTATCGACCGACTCGACCCACTCGACCGACGCGTAGGGGAGGCAGGCGCGGTGGTTTGTTGAGCGGTCCGACGATCGTCGGGGCGCGCCAGCCTCCCGTACGGATTCTATTGATTGGTGTCCGGACACCGTCCGGACACCGTGTCCGCCGGCGGACGTCGCCGGGGCGGGGCGGCGTTTCGTTTCAACGAGTTGCGCGGTCGCGGCGCGCGGCGCCGAACGTGCAGCCCTCCCTTCGCGGGAGGGACGATGCCGTCGAACAAAGAGGCGCGCGTCGAAGCGTTGAAGCACCCGGGGCGCGCGGAGGAAATCATCGAGGCGCTGGCGCGCGAATTCCGCCTCGCGCCGCATCTGGTCGCGGTGGCTGTCGGGGCGGCGGTCGCCGCCGCGGCGCGGCGCCTCGGCCCCGTCGCGGGCCCGGCGCTCGTGAGCTGGTTCCCCTGCGCCTGGGCGTTCATCCGCCCGGACCATTACGGCCTGACGCGACGGCCGATCTCGGCGCCGCGCGGGCGGGACCTCGGCGCGCGGGAAGAGATGGTCATGGCCGCGGCGGCGCACGGCGTTCCATGCGTCCTCGCGCCGCGGTTCGCCGCGCTTCTCACGGTGTTGATCGGCGAGCGGTGCGGGTCGGCGCTCGCGCGGGCGCTGCAGCCGGGCCTTGGGCGGGAGGACGTCCCCGAGACCGCGGCCGGCGACGACGGGATCAGCGCCGGCGCGGCAGCGGCTGGCCCATCCGCAGCAGCGCCGCGTCCTCGCGCAGCGCGGCCATCGTCGCCGCCACCTGGCGGCGCGTCTGGTCCCAGCGGCCGCCGTTGTCGATGACGTAGTCGGCGACGTCGAGCTTCCGCTCCAGCGGCAGTTGGGCGCGCAGGCGCGCGCCGGCGGCGTCGGCGTCGATGTGGTCGCGGGCCATCAGCCGCGCCAACTGGACGTCGGGGGGCGCGGAGACCACGACCAGCCGGTCCACCTCGTCGCGCCGTCCCGTTTCGACGAGGAGCGCGGCGTCGTAGACCACGACCTCGGCCCGCGTCGCCTCGGCCGCGTCGGCGAGGCGATCGCGCGCCGCCGCGGCGACCAGCGGATGGACGATCTCCTCCAGCTGTTCGCGCGCTTCGTCGTTGCGGAAGACGAGCGCGGCGAGCGCGACCCGGTCCACCGCGCCGTCGAGCGTCTGCGCCGCGGCGCCGAAGGCGGCGACGATCGGGCCGACGGCGGCCCCGCCCGGCGCGAGCAGCTCGTGGACGATCTCGTCGGCGTCCACGACCGGCGTTCCCAACTCGCGCATCATCCCCGCCACGGTGCTCTTGCCGGAGGCGATCCCTCCGGTCAGCCCGGCGACGAGGACCGGCCCCAGCCCGGGGACGAAGAGGCGCGCGGGGAGGCTCACGCGCAGAGACGCCGCGCCGCGACGAGCGTGTTCTCGAGCAGCAGCGCCACGGTCAGCGGGCCGATCCCGCCCGGCACCGGCGTCAGCCGCCCCGCGACCTCGAGCGCCTCGCCGAAGTGGACGTCGCCGACGAGCGCGCGCCCGTTCTTTGCGAACCGCTCCAGCCGCTTCCGCTGCCCGGCGAGCAGGTCCTCGGCCAGACGCGAGTCGGTGATCTCGTTGATCCCGACGTCGATCACCGTCGCGCCCTGCTTCACGAAACTCCCGCGGATCAGCCCCGGCTTGCCGACCGCGGCGACGAGGACGTCGGCCCGGCGGCAGACCTCCGCGAGGTCGCGCGTGCGGGAGTGGCAGACCGTCACCGTCGCGTGCCGGCCGAGCAGCAGATGCGCCAGCGGCTTCCCGACGATGTTCGACCGCCCGACGATCACCGCCTCGGCGCCCTTGAGCTCCACCTTCGCGTCGTCGAGCAGCGCCATCACCCCCCGCGGCGTGCAGGAGACGAGGCCGTCGTCGCGGCCGAGCAGCAGCCGGCCGGCGTTCTCGGGGTGGAACCCGTCGGCGTCCTTCTCCGGCGGGACGGCGATCTGCGCCTCCCACGGGTCGATGTGCGGGGGCAGAGGCAACTGGACCAGCATGCCGTGAACGCGCCGGTCGGCGCCGAGCTCGCGGATCTTCCCGAGCACGTCCTCGCGCGACGTCTCCGCCGGCAGGTGGACCGAGTAGTTGGCGAACCCGACCTCCGCCGCGGCCGTCTCCTTGTTCCGCACGTAGACGGCGCTCGCCGGATCGTCCCCGACCCGCACGACGGCCAACCCCGGCGGGAAGCCGTTCCTGGCCGCGAAGGCGGCCGATTCCTCGGCCAAGCGGACCCGGATCCGCTGGGCGAGGTCCTTTCCGTCGAGCAACTGGGCGGCCATGGAGCGCGTTCCTCCGCGAAGAGAGGGAACAGTGTACCCGCGCCCCGGGCGGGGCGCGCGGAAGCGGGTTGTTGTCGCGGCGCGGCGCCGGCATAAACTTGCCGGTTCACCTTCCGCGGAGCGACCCTTGAGCCAAGACGCCATCATCGTGCGCGGCGCCGCCGAACACAATCTGAAAAAGATCGACGTCGAGATCCCGCGCAACCAACTCGTCGTCGTCACCGGCGTGTCCGGCTCGGGGAAGTCGTCCCTGGCCTTCGACACGATCTACGCCGAAGGGCAGCGGCGGTACGTCGAGTCGCTGTCCGCCTACGCGCGGCAGTTCCTCGAGCTGATGCACAAGCCGGAGGTCGAGTCGATCGAGGGGCTCAGCCCGGCGATCGCCATCGAGCAGAAGACGACCTCGCGCAATCCGCGCTCCACCGTCGGCACGGTGACCGAGATCTACGACTACCTGCGCCTGCTCTACGCGCGCGTCGGCAGTCCGCACTGCCCGAACTGCGGCAAGCCGATCGAGCGCCAGACGGTGCAGCAGATCGTGGACGCGGTCCTCTCGCTCCCCGAGGGGACGCGCGCGCAGGTGCTCGCGCCGGTCGTGCGCCGCCGCAAGGGGCACTACCGCAAGGACCTCGAGCGGTTCGCGGCGCAGGGATTCGTGCGGGCGCGGATCGACGGCGAGATGGTCGACCTCGACCTGCCGCCGGAGCTCGACAAGAAGAAGGCCCACGACATCGAGATCGTCGTGGACCGGATCGTCGTGCGCCCCGACGTCAAGGGGCGGCTGACCGACTCGGTGGAGACGGCGCTCAAGCAGGCCGAGGGGCTGGTGCGGATCGTCCTCGACGACGGGGAGCGTCTCTACTCCGAGCACTTCGCCTGCGTCGACTGCGGCGTCTCGCTGCCCGAGATGGCCCCGCGCGCCTTCTCGTTCAACTCGCCGTTCGGCGCCTGCCCGACCTGCGACGGCCTCGGCGTGCACCGCGAGTTCGACCCGGACAAGATCGTCGCCGATCCCGAGGCGCCGCTCGGCCACGGCGCCTTGGAGTTCGTCTCCGGCATGGAGGCGTCGTTCGTCCGCGAGCTGCTCGCCGTCGTGCTGCGCGCCAACGGGATCCCGGTGAACACCGCCTGGCGCGACCTGCCGGCGAAGGTGCGCCGGATCGTGATGTACGGCTCCGGCGCGCAGGAGTACGACTTCGTCTTCCAGGGGGACCGCTCCAAGTACACCTTTAGGCGGAACTTCGAGGGGATCATTCCGCGCCTCGAGCGGAAGGCCAAGGAGACGACCTCCGAGCAGACGCGCGAGGAGCTGGAGAAGTACATGTCGAGCTCGCCCTGCCCGGCCTGCGAAGGGGCGCGGCTGCGGCCGGAGACGCTCGCCGTGACGGTCGGCGGCAAGAACATCGCCGAGGCGACGGCGCTCACCGTCGGCGCGGCGCGCGCGTTCTTCGAGCGGCTGGAGCTCGCGCCGCGCGAGCGGGAGATCGCGCGGCTGGTGTTGAAGGAGATCCGCGAGCGGCTGGGCTTCCTCGACAACGTCGGCCTCGGCTACCTCACGCTCGACCGCGGCGCCGCGACGCTCTCCGGCGGCGAGGGACAGCGGATCCGGCTGGCGACGCAGGTCGGCTCGCGCCTCAGCGGCGTGCTCTACGTCCTCGACGAGCCGTCGATCGGGCTGCACCAGCGCGACAACCGCAAGCTGATCGAGGCGCTCAAGGCGATGCGCGACCTCGGCAACACGGTGATCGTCGTCGAGCACGACGAGGAGACGATCCGCAGCGCCGACTACGTCGTGGACCTCGGCCCCGGCGCGGGCGAACTGGGGGGCGAGGTCGTCGTCGCCGGGACGCCGGAGAAGATCGCGCGCAGCGCCCGTTCCCTCACCGGGCGCTACCTCTCCGGCCGGGCGCGGATCGAGGTGCCGAAGAAGCGTCTCGAGCCGAACGACGCCTGGCTGGAGGTCAAGGGGGCGCGCGCGCACAACCTGCGCGGCGTCGACGCCCGCTTCCCGCTGGGGCTCTTCACCTGCGTGACCGGCGTCTCCGGCTCGGGCAAGTCGACGCTCGTCGGCGAGACGTTGTTCCCGGCGCTGCTGCGCCACTTCGGCGTCGCCGCCGACAAGCCGGGGGACTACGGCGAG is a window of bacterium DNA encoding:
- a CDS encoding O-antigen ligase family protein, with amino-acid sequence MAESIPEGGALGAARNAPLAWILAAAAIGGAALFGAVEPGTRGAVLALAAAASAAILFRTPPERRPGLFWLAVLAYPAWLLLQLIPIPASLAAALNPAVAAQRIEAWPGPLRALDGAAVAAAAPGAARLTLDAWCTIDLLARVLAALAVFWAARAAFAGPEARRARRALLWAAAGFAGLEAFYGLWQWGTNAGTILWYRKTAYLGDATGSLVNRNHFALLLYLGLGCTLTLLLDRPSAPRRGLLADGGKEFSLRAALALLAALQVVGILASHSRGGLGCAAIVVAGALIAAPWRNRRIAFVALGGAALLLAPALLVAAPGAAARFRALPAEWSSPEGRGAVARATTAMLGEAPVFGVGGGAFESAFARRRPESIAVRYDYAHNDYLETLFETGLPGLLLALLGPALFLRDLVRARRAERPPRPAPWPLYAAFAALALHEFFDFGLQLPGLLLFTALLAGASAPPPSDRPSRRAGRLAAFAAAAAVAPAVVVSGPFWPGVAALLPAHPEALRAAAARAFDHWRADKDAASWRAAVDFQTRALAARPTFAPHSVDHAHYVAAGLAHGAAAGDEDALRAEAARSAARARLLDPWDPNSRQTLAEVSLALGDVDLAVKDYQVLARNNADQAATALRTLREAGLPTAALAALAPRTGPAFSALLEQALNENDLAVVAGLVPENAAADEARCRAGALVADAQRRLRAASGRPFLEACRALPAVRADEEWSNNVAGWLAREEIRDGRTDEAALLIRGMAAGWNRDWRALELAETTRDWPEAARRAEALLSGAEAPREPRKRAELHWHAAAAFGRAGQPAEALDHLRAVRDDAPDYPGLDRAEEALRRGENPF
- a CDS encoding polysaccharide biosynthesis tyrosine autokinase, whose protein sequence is MSDAAARREFNVREHWQVLVRRRYLIFTFVLAATLASAVASFVATPVYRSACSVSIERSGVRLLKQDLATAEPSWLDYQNFYNTQYKIIESDKVLRGAVDVLRLRERPAPGGEPSLLSRLLSLGRAPQAEADPYYAPVKSLRGGLTVTPVRDSHLVEIAYVSPDRDFAAAAANAVARAYLNFTLGSKLEIARDSGEFFVKRIAELRAEIAREEAALQEFARANQLVTGDTNEAALKNFEDLRLRLTKVQADLAEAQGRYKAYAAASPESLDEVRTNQFIQQLGEAAAEAEREYREKFSTYGSQYPEVIKIRSKMDAAKEKLASETTELARRTVEAARIDYENKKAQADELSRLFAGSRVDVDRFQGPYSEYLTRKKIVDAKRATLNDLLDKENQMALNASLGDTGHNVRVIDEARPAHQIFKPKKKVNIALGFLVGLFLGVGGAVLLEYLDNTIKTPEDVRAALGVPVLGMIPAPDAPAQGPRRWLGERRAEEADPEGPDPALATNDAPLSPAAEAYRELRTAVLLATAGHPPRSLTVTSSQPGEGKTTTAINLAAALAQLGKRVLLVDADLRRPRCHRVFGVAADEGLSTYLSGNAEFDGLAVPTSVPNVTLLPAGPIPPNPAELLDAERFTDLAKRLASSGDWDHVVFDTPPTLSVVDPLVVGRATEGTILVVRSAVTTRESGRMAKEKLASGRVPLLGALLNAVGIDSVPYQYRNYRYGYARRKGEDAERAAEGRGRARG
- a CDS encoding polysaccharide export protein → MKLLALAAAALAAAAVPVLAQEASKAPAPAPAPQTVPTPDTKAFAAPPTRVDDYVVGPNDLLDIKVFELSQLDRTVRVTKDGTISLPLLGQVPVGGLTPRGVEEKIAQMLRDGNLVRDPQVSVFVQEFVSRRVFVQGAVSKPGIINLLGDRTLLDVVGEAGGLIDRAGTRIYVVRPFAAGGAERIEVDAERLVYQGDPSANLRVQPGDIVMVPYEQVFKVFVNGAVSRPGPVEYAGGEPMTVLQAVTAAGGGNDRANESRVQIIRRMPDGSKQLFKVNLKRVKRGKDEDMLLQRNDIVVVPESFF
- a CDS encoding outer membrane beta-barrel protein; protein product: MLAAVGAAGAQTPTRDAPFPELLGTRRWGPFLVVPRFTLDNIGYDDNVFLYSQADPRPKETDYILRMGPEVRAQMPIGHRLALTIHDKLAGEVFARHSSLNHADNNFDGQFDALIGPALFTVGGTWNSYRWRPSSEIVERVRENDVRVWQTARLFLSPRTDVSFTASTTRYRYNSELPYYLLVGDEWTQATIDEALDRDQKDRTAEVGWRIRPRTRLFAQYLDRDSDFRHMVGGESRNATERRRALGVEFSASSKLSGRLLAGTSKLEPKDASLGLRPFDGTVVSSELRYRPNGWTRFTATAERAPVFSVFERNLYYVDTYRGVGVDMYLGAFWGVQGGYSLRDSKYPEVSPTIHAPRDDRTKDSYVGALFRLKNGFEIGLRVGRRKRDSNLPTAVDDQRYVTTSGTYAF
- a CDS encoding carboxypeptidase-like regulatory domain-containing protein, giving the protein MKANRLMKLVTVAIAAALFLGPVPAATATPSSADARLAGRVFDKDLVTPAASLTVAATSLGAKAPAASSRTDKDGRFELAALPAGYYDLLISDAKGQPLATARVMAKAGEKTTVTMALPDRKPGESAAAPAAGEGFLSTPTGKVTVIVGAAIILAVAANSLVKDNSSSPVSPNVPK
- the pyrE gene encoding orotate phosphoribosyltransferase codes for the protein MRRRLAEILQVESIKKGDFVLASGRRSNYYLDCRRTTLHPEGAYLVGKLVLDAADRRGWGAEAVGGLTLGADPMATAAAVVSYLDERPIRAFLVRKEAKTHGTGQQIEGAPAAGAAVVLVEDVITTGGSTLVAKEACVAAGLVVKGVVALVDREEGGRAALEAAGLEVEALFTARELLSTDSTHSTDA
- the coaE gene encoding dephospho-CoA kinase (Dephospho-CoA kinase (CoaE) performs the final step in coenzyme A biosynthesis.); translation: MSLPARLFVPGLGPVLVAGLTGGIASGKSTVAGMMRELGTPVVDADEIVHELLAPGGAAVGPIVAAFGAAAQTLDGAVDRVALAALVFRNDEAREQLEEIVHPLVAAAARDRLADAAEATRAEVVVYDAALLVETGRRDEVDRLVVVSAPPDVQLARLMARDHIDADAAGARLRAQLPLERKLDVADYVIDNGGRWDQTRRQVAATMAALREDAALLRMGQPLPRRR
- the folD gene encoding bifunctional methylenetetrahydrofolate dehydrogenase/methenyltetrahydrofolate cyclohydrolase FolD; translated protein: MAAQLLDGKDLAQRIRVRLAEESAAFAARNGFPPGLAVVRVGDDPASAVYVRNKETAAAEVGFANYSVHLPAETSREDVLGKIRELGADRRVHGMLVQLPLPPHIDPWEAQIAVPPEKDADGFHPENAGRLLLGRDDGLVSCTPRGVMALLDDAKVELKGAEAVIVGRSNIVGKPLAHLLLGRHATVTVCHSRTRDLAEVCRRADVLVAAVGKPGLIRGSFVKQGATVIDVGINEITDSRLAEDLLAGQRKRLERFAKNGRALVGDVHFGEALEVAGRLTPVPGGIGPLTVALLLENTLVAARRLCA